TCACAATAGAGATGAATTTGAACTTACACCAACAGGAGTAAGATTCTTCCAGAAAATTGAATGGTTCACATGACCTGTAACATAATTTTAAACATATATGATATATCCcatcaaacacaacaaaaaagACGATCAAAAAAATGTAAATCGGAAACTGAAGAGGACCCAAATTAACAAACCTCCGCCGTTGAACTTAATGGCACTCTGCAATTTAACAACAGTAGATGTATCTCCTTTAGCTGTAGCTTCAGTGAGTTGTTCAAGAGCTTTGTTGTAGTTTGTGATATAAGCCTGATGATGCTTTTGGTGATGAATCTGCATAATTTCTCCACTAATTGCAGGTTCAAGGGCACCATAGTCATAATCAAGATCTGGTAGAGAAAAAGTCTGTAACCCTCTAGCattactaaaccctaattttgctaaTCCTAAGGATTTTCTACTCATAACTGTTCTAAGAGCCATGGCTAATTTTTCTCTCTCGTTAGAATTCTCAAAAACCAGTAATAAGATTTCAACCTTAAAAGAGAGAGATGAAGAGATTATTATAGAGAAGGCAGACGAAGAGCGACTACGCACTACTCCTCCTATCCTATACACCCCTTCCACGTACATACCAGGTTAACGGTCAAAGgtcaaccttttcaaggtcctAAATTTCAAGTTTGATTTTATGGTACACTGTTTGGCAACCGGAGGCAGAAATGCTTCTGGAAAGACAGAAGTCATTTTGAAATTTTGCTCCCGATCTAGCTTTCAGCTATCCGACTTGACAAACTTTTGACATACTATCATTTATGGGTGTCCAAACACCTTTGACAAGAATCAGGGCTCAAACAAAGGCACAGTGTGGAATTATTAGTGCATCAGTGCTGGTTAGTTTAGGTTAAATAGAAGAAAATAATCCCATTGAAGAATTTTTTAAAGTTGGAAGTACACCggcattagagataaaaaaaagagaaaataatatttatATCAATAGTTCAGAAATACTCAAAAAAGTTGGGATCTAAAAAGAACTAAGGTACCTATGAAATAATATCTGTTTAGTATATGAGAACAGCAACAAAACAATTGTCCCCAGCAAAACTAGAGAGGAGACAGATGGATGGCAAATCCCACTTACAAGAATGGACTGTTGGGGACCTAATTCACAAAAATTGGCAATAGCCAAAACTAGAATATGAACGTAAAAATAATAACTTGCATTCTTTCCAATTCTCCTAATTCTTATTACTTTTTGCTTTGATTTTTAGCGGGTGTTTCATTGAATATCAACAAATCCACAAAATTCAAGTTGATTGAAGATGTGATATTTCCTTCCTGATGAGAATTTTCCGTTGTTGGAGCAGTTCTATCTGGGAGATTTTACCCTAGATTAATTAGCGAGATTGGTCACCGTTTTATGCATCATGGAGGTCTTTGTTGGAGTTCCATATCGGGGCTTTGGGAACATCATCATCAGGAACCACAGCAGTTCCACCTTCCAAACTTATTAAAGGATCAGTTTCACTTTCCTTTGCCTGCAAATCAAAAACAGTCATCACAAAAAGTAATAGTTAATAGTAGAAAAGTGTGATATAGAGAACTTGGAAAATGAAATTCATGAGCCAGCTAAACTTGTTTTTAACTCCCTTCGCGAACACGGAACCGAAAAATACCACTAATAGAGTTTCCAGAAGGATTGAGAAAATGGCACAGACAAGATGTTAAGAGTTGTTCAGGAGAGTAATATAGGTAGAAATATACTATGGAAATTGAATCAAGGAATGACATATGTTTCAGACGCTCCAGGATATTCTTGGAATCCGCCTATCGTGCCTATGGTCTAAATTATATGCAAATGGAATTGACggacaacaagaaacaaaaattaaccagaaaagaaacaaaaagcagCACTGCTGCAGCAGTAGTACCTGAGACAATTGTGGAGCTGGTTCACTGGATTTTGCCTGAGTCTCACGAGTGCAAAAGAAAGAATAAAGTAGCATTCCAACTAAGGCAACCATGATTCCAAGAATATTACGCCAGCTAAATGGGTCTCTGAGCAAAATATAACCGAATGCCAGAACTAGACATGTTTTCAAGTGTCCCAGGACTTGGTAGGTGACTGGAGATGTCTTTCCAATTACAAGAAATGTGCTAAAGTTAACAGATACAGAGATAAGGCAGGATAGGACAatgaaaacctgcaaaaaaatTACACAATCATAATTAGAATTTGTTATCCAAGTTCAAAAATACACATTAACAGACTTCTAATGCTCTCACCAGCACTTGAGGAGTGTACTGGAAAGCAAACACATTTTCATTGGTCAATAGTCCATCCAGAAATGGACCAGTAATGAAAAGGGTCATCGCTTGATAGGGGCAAGATTGATATAAAAGTTGCGTTGAAGAAACTTTGAATCTCTTCTGAATGGTATTGGTCATCTGAGAAGAACTGTTAAGATCTtgaacaagagagagagagatgtaaCTGACTTGAAAGCACAAAAAGTGAAAGAGCTACAACTAGATGTATTTATCATGACACTAAATTATTTAAGCAAACTCTATATATCGATCGAACTGCATGCAATCAGAAAGAAGTGCATGCAATAACTTCGTGATAATTCATTATAACATCTTGCTGAGCAGATAAAGTAATGAAATGCAAATATAAAAGTGGCCACTTGAGGATACAATTTGAGCAACACATGTTGTGAGAACTGCAAGCAGAGATAAGACAGAACCAAGAACATTGAGCTGCAGATCAGTCACAGTAGCAATTCCGACACCCATAAGAAGCACAGAGAGTGAAAGCTGAATACTCCGACTGTGATGAGGACAGATAAAGTATTAGGCATGCATGGTGTAACGAACATGGATCTTAATTTGAAAATGAAGTTGAGATTAGCTAAAGCTTCAAGCTTACATGAATAGTTAACATCAAATTCTATAACTGTTAACTCGTAACAGAGACATGCTCACAGTAGTCTGTAGATGTGATGTCAATATAAAAAGGCTTCCTATGACGATTTTCTTTTATTTGCTACAAGGTTACTGTACTCTTGTCTTATAAAGCTTTCAGAATGTTCATTAGAAGACAAGAAGACACGCCCATAGACAGCATCCTTGACATTGCAACTGTCAAGCCTGAGTTAAGTACTAACCTGAAAAGTTTCCTGAAGAAAAGGGTCTCCAAAAGGACAGTACAGGGGATGATAGCCAGTTTCGTCATCTGAAATGTGTTACCAATGTCAACAAACAATATCAAAGTGAACTAATGATTGGGACATTAAAACACCATTCAAAAAAGCAGTAGATATAAAAGACAGTAGCGGCTATGAGGAAGTCAATTAATGCACTGTGACCAAAGCATGAAATGCATCAGAATTTAATTTACCTATTGTTGCATTGGTTGGATAAAGGGATTCCGTCTTCTGACATATCAATAATACTTAAAGAATGTGATATATAGCATGGTGTGGACAAAGGAGTGCATTTCAGAAACTATCAGCCATCAGGAGTTTTAACAGAAACAACAGAAAGCATTGCATGTGGAATAGGTCTCTCTAGGCAGGGTTAATCAGTCCACTATGAGCTGCATCTCATACTGTCAAATAATTATTGGGCAAACATTCCAAGGCTGTTGCACACTAAAGCACAAAAAACACTATCAGGAGAATAATAATCCTAATCATGTACAAAGAATTAAAGTCAGTGGAAGAGTTTCAACATATAAGCAGCAATTCCACATATGCCCAATAAGTTGGCACCATAACTGtaagaagagaaaaaggaaaagactCATACCTGGTAGAACCCAACGGAGTTGAAACCCAGACTAAGATTTAGAAGTCCAATGGATATCCCATTTAGTACACCAAATCCCATTACAGCTCTTGCATCAAATGGTTTATGTTCAAAAAGTTTCATCCATAATGCCACGTGAAGCGAGCAGAAAGTCACCAGCAGATGCCAGCTCGTCAGAGTTGTGGCTGCACCCAAATGTTCGAAGTAAGGCGACGGAAATTTCAATTCACAGAAGATGAATTATTCACATTGTAGATGAGAATCCAAACAAAAGGATGCATGCAAACTAACAGACACTTCTTCCTTTCAAGATTTCTTCAGATAGTACCGAAAAAATATATTATGACACAATTAACATATACAATTAGCTTGGTTACCATTACATATAACCTAGGCATAGCCACCATAACCATAGAAAAATTTGTCCCAACAACTTGGAATCAGATACATGACTACTCTCTCAGAGCTAAGATGTATGAACATGTGCtacttttttctgttaaaaatgtcCGACCATTTCGTACAATTTTCAAACACTGCTTTCTGACCTCCGCCTTCTCACTCAAAGTAAAAGGATAAGAACACTGGCTGATGCTTCTAGAGCATCTATCATCTAAGTCCACATCAAACATGaccattattatttttctttgtgtAGTAACACCAAAGTATAAGTGTTGTCATGTAGGCAGGTTTAGCCTCTATATCGTCAATTTAATCCCCCCCTCCCCCCTCAATATAGCTCCTCCAAGGAACCACACCTAGCTTTCTTCAAGTACCCAGTTTTATCTTTTATCACCGTTTTTCTAGTCTTGCTCTAGACCATTCTTTTATGTTTGATGGGTTCCTAGTCCTTCCGTTTTTCTACCTTAATTTCCTGATCTATGCCGTCAACACTCAATTACTGTTGTTTCTTTTCTCTATTGTTTCCCTTTCTTTTTAACAAACTTCTTTTTGCTTTAGTTATTTCTTAAACTACCAAGTTATTTCTTTATAACATCCGTCAACTATCCCCCTCAAGACTTGCGTACATCTGTTGCTCTGAAACTAAATATGTTATGTCATATGGGGAAGAATATGAACCATATTTAGGTACCCACTCAGCTAGACaagttttttttaaaagaaaaaaataaacaagaTTCCAAATTAACTaagttacaaagaaaaaatgcCCAATTGTGGGAAATTCAAAGCATGAAAAACTAACTAATCTGTTCACAAAAGATTTGCTGGGATCATAACTTACACAACCTGCTGAAAAATAACCTAGAACGGAAATTAACTTACCAAAATGGAAACCAAGAGTACTAATAAGAGCCTTATTGCAAATCACAATCGATACCGACGAAACAACAGAAAGACTCAATGCCCCAATGGTTCCAAGCTGAAACTTCCCACTCTCAGTCATCTCTTCTTATTATTCGTTTTCTTCTTTCTCGTTTTAATCAACAGTTTCTTAATCTGGATCTACCATTATAACCAATCAGAAACCCATAATCTTTAAACATCAAAAACATAAACAAAATCATTGAATTCAAAAAATATCCATTACCTCATTCCAATATTACTAATCGAATATTACTAATCGAAGAGATCAACGAAACTGAGACCTCCTAACAAAAACCTGCAtccattatcatcatcaatatATCAACAACAGTAAAATCAAAAAACTCAAAGAACCCCAAAATAATAGCTACAACATTTGAAAACCCTAGATCTAGTTTGTAGTTTAGACCTATAATGTAATCTGGGAGTTCAATTCGGAAGATCTAAAGAGAGAGAGACTGACCGATTTAACGTAAACTTGAAAACTGAGTTTGTGTTTATCTTTTTGTGCCGTTTTCTTATAATTgacgttgctgctgctgctgcaaaaaTGTGAAGAGAGATTTAAAGGAACGAAAACGAAGTCTGTGATTTCATACGCTTTTCCAGAGATGGAAAACGCTGGGGAGTGGGAGATGAGGGGTATaaaaaatgaatgaaattaga
This portion of the Papaver somniferum cultivar HN1 chromosome 11, ASM357369v1, whole genome shotgun sequence genome encodes:
- the LOC113325018 gene encoding UDP-xylose transporter 3-like, which translates into the protein MTESGKFQLGTIGALSLSVVSSVSIVICNKALISTLGFHFATTLTSWHLLVTFCSLHVALWMKLFEHKPFDARAVMGFGVLNGISIGLLNLSLGFNSVGFYQMTKLAIIPCTVLLETLFFRKLFSRSIQLSLSVLLMGVGIATVTDLQLNVLGSVLSLLAVLTTCVAQIMTNTIQKRFKVSSTQLLYQSCPYQAMTLFITGPFLDGLLTNENVFAFQYTPQVLVFIVLSCLISVSVNFSTFLVIGKTSPVTYQVLGHLKTCLVLAFGYILLRDPFSWRNILGIMVALVGMLLYSFFCTRETQAKSSEPAPQLSQAKESETDPLISLEGGTAVVPDDDVPKAPIWNSNKDLHDA